The Ramlibacter pinisoli genome has a window encoding:
- a CDS encoding ATP-dependent DNA helicase translates to MTPITLRVTGIRSQNPLGFGGAIFTGVPIAPDGSVEDARSYLVVRASRAVLGGCKVEKGQWWRVAGAITERPLRLDGFALTERQVDASTALLARPSGEHLVSFIARNTAFEGFGTVKARRLWDHFGERLYALLDAGDHVELSAVVPAEAAQRLTSAWSLQGDARTLQWLQARGFDIRIGRKVLAFFGSNAAEKIEEDPYRLLSFAGRWSEVDKLATGEFGLAQDDQRRLLGAVEETCYRLFASGHTAMLSSELSDGISRLLGRPPTGVRWVDLISRALTAGLGNGSFVKGDHGLQPLGALVMERQVARAIHQRLRLGEVPLASRAVVDGVIGRVFQEDGVELNLEQREALHAATTRAFVCITGGAGVGKTTVLKTLYRLFDLCKVKVVQVALAGRAAKRMQEATGRPASTIASFLRSEEAESMEGLAVLVVDEASMVDIISMSRLCQALPPHVRLVLVGDPHQLMPVGPGLVLHAMQNVPQVPTVELKAVKRYGGHIAAAAASARSGKWLELGDDSADPIAFLPCSDDQVAGLVVELLALDLENTQVLAPLRNGVAGTKVLNELCQQRFTRGRPAVKCWNEEFQTEALCGFNEGDVVLCTRNLWAKGLQNGSLGRVAEVEAAPRVLAEEDGNETGLALAWIEWDDGERRPLTADMLDDVELGYAVTVHKAQGSQWPRIVVPVTKSRMLDRTLLYTAITRAQKQVLLVGDVDAARRAVTAAPRAAERRVALDLTLAALLMGGADSRSTLAAAAFRRNTEFPHAHVGFNLHKAENR, encoded by the coding sequence ATGACGCCCATCACGCTCCGTGTGACCGGGATCCGGTCGCAGAACCCGCTCGGCTTTGGTGGCGCGATCTTCACTGGCGTGCCCATTGCTCCTGATGGTTCCGTCGAGGATGCCCGCTCGTACCTGGTAGTGCGCGCTTCACGCGCCGTTCTGGGGGGCTGCAAAGTGGAGAAAGGACAATGGTGGCGGGTCGCCGGTGCCATCACCGAGCGTCCCTTACGGCTTGATGGCTTCGCGTTGACCGAGCGCCAGGTGGATGCGTCGACCGCGCTGCTGGCCCGGCCATCGGGCGAGCATCTTGTCTCATTCATCGCGCGCAACACGGCCTTCGAAGGCTTCGGGACCGTCAAGGCCCGGCGGCTTTGGGACCACTTCGGTGAGCGGCTCTATGCGCTCCTGGACGCTGGAGATCACGTGGAACTTTCGGCGGTGGTGCCGGCGGAGGCTGCGCAGCGCTTGACCTCCGCGTGGAGCCTGCAAGGTGATGCAAGGACGTTGCAGTGGTTGCAGGCCAGAGGATTTGACATCCGCATAGGCCGCAAGGTGCTGGCCTTCTTCGGTTCGAATGCGGCCGAAAAGATTGAAGAAGATCCCTACCGGCTACTTTCGTTCGCGGGCAGGTGGTCGGAAGTTGACAAGCTCGCCACCGGCGAGTTCGGCCTAGCTCAGGACGACCAACGACGTCTCCTCGGCGCGGTTGAGGAGACCTGCTACCGTCTTTTCGCTTCGGGGCACACGGCCATGCTCTCGTCCGAGCTATCGGACGGCATTTCGCGACTACTTGGCCGGCCGCCTACGGGAGTCCGCTGGGTTGACTTGATTTCGCGTGCGCTGACTGCAGGCTTGGGCAACGGCAGCTTCGTCAAGGGTGATCATGGCCTCCAACCGCTGGGAGCACTCGTGATGGAGCGCCAAGTCGCGAGGGCCATCCACCAGCGGCTCAGGCTGGGCGAGGTGCCTCTGGCGTCGCGTGCGGTTGTCGACGGCGTCATAGGCCGCGTTTTCCAGGAGGATGGGGTGGAGCTCAACCTAGAGCAAAGAGAGGCCCTCCACGCGGCAACAACCCGCGCATTCGTGTGCATCACTGGAGGTGCCGGTGTCGGCAAGACGACCGTCTTGAAGACGCTGTATCGCCTGTTCGACCTGTGCAAGGTCAAGGTTGTCCAAGTTGCGTTGGCTGGCCGGGCCGCGAAACGGATGCAGGAGGCCACCGGAAGGCCGGCATCAACAATCGCAAGCTTTCTTCGGTCCGAGGAGGCGGAGTCGATGGAAGGGCTCGCTGTCCTTGTAGTCGACGAGGCGAGCATGGTCGACATCATCTCCATGAGTCGGTTGTGTCAAGCCCTTCCTCCGCATGTGCGGCTCGTTCTAGTTGGTGATCCCCATCAGCTGATGCCAGTTGGGCCCGGCTTGGTGCTGCACGCGATGCAGAACGTGCCCCAAGTGCCGACCGTGGAACTCAAGGCGGTGAAGAGGTACGGCGGCCACATCGCGGCCGCGGCGGCGTCGGCGCGCAGTGGCAAATGGCTTGAGCTGGGCGATGACTCCGCTGACCCCATCGCCTTCCTTCCATGCAGTGACGACCAGGTGGCCGGCCTAGTGGTCGAGCTTCTAGCGCTGGACCTTGAGAACACTCAGGTCCTGGCGCCCTTGCGAAACGGTGTGGCGGGCACGAAGGTCTTGAACGAGTTGTGCCAGCAGCGCTTTACGCGGGGCCGGCCCGCGGTCAAGTGCTGGAACGAGGAATTCCAGACCGAGGCGCTGTGCGGCTTCAACGAAGGTGATGTAGTTCTCTGTACTCGGAATCTGTGGGCTAAGGGCTTACAGAACGGCTCACTCGGACGCGTCGCTGAGGTTGAAGCTGCGCCCCGGGTGCTCGCCGAGGAGGATGGAAACGAAACGGGGCTAGCGCTGGCATGGATCGAGTGGGATGACGGAGAGCGAAGGCCTCTCACCGCAGACATGCTCGACGACGTCGAGTTGGGCTATGCGGTCACCGTCCACAAGGCCCAAGGCTCGCAGTGGCCCAGGATTGTGGTGCCAGTGACCAAGTCACGCATGCTGGACCGGACGCTTCTGTACACCGCCATCACGCGTGCACAGAAGCAAGTCCTTCTGGTGGGCGATGTCGATGCGGCGCGACGCGCAGTGACGGCGGCGCCCCGGGCCGCGGAGCGCAGAGTCGCGCTTGACCTCACCCTGGCGGCTTTGCTGATGGGCGGTGCAGATTCACGGTCCACGCTCGCCGCTGCAGCGTTTCGGCGAAACACAGAGTTTCCGCATGCGCATGTTGGGTTCAACCTTCACAAGGCAGAAAACCGATGA
- a CDS encoding DNA-binding protein, with translation MGKKKGRGRPGITLEDVRRACQELELQGRKVGPSNVRIELGTGSFNTIQVHLRTLGYASRPRRGKG, from the coding sequence ATGGGCAAGAAGAAGGGACGTGGCCGCCCCGGCATCACGCTGGAGGACGTCAGACGGGCCTGCCAAGAGCTTGAGTTGCAGGGCCGCAAAGTGGGGCCGTCCAATGTACGGATCGAACTCGGAACGGGCAGCTTCAACACCATTCAAGTGCACCTGCGTACCCTCGGCTATGCCTCGCGCCCGCGACGAGGAAAGGGGTGA
- a CDS encoding DUF6527 family protein: MGWWQRQWLKFKERAWPYRRILVIAGDGLPSRLPARDLVLLTEDDEPWSVAMICPCGCGQRVELPLLREASPRWSLQVDKLRRPTLRPSVWLLDGCRSHYFVRSGRVVWV, translated from the coding sequence ATGGGCTGGTGGCAGCGCCAGTGGCTGAAGTTCAAGGAACGGGCGTGGCCGTACCGAAGAATTTTGGTGATCGCCGGGGATGGATTGCCGAGTAGGCTGCCCGCCCGTGACTTGGTGCTACTTACCGAGGACGATGAACCATGGTCCGTTGCAATGATTTGCCCCTGCGGCTGCGGACAGCGGGTTGAGCTACCGCTTCTGCGTGAGGCATCCCCTCGGTGGAGCCTCCAGGTAGACAAGCTGAGGCGCCCCACCCTGCGCCCGTCGGTCTGGTTGCTTGACGGTTGCCGATCGCACTACTTTGTCCGCTCAGGAAGAGTGGTTTGGGTGTGA
- a CDS encoding restriction endonuclease subunit S: MTWLEGQIGDFADIKHGFAFKGEHFSDEGQRIVLTPGHCFEGGGFRPRGDKEKFYDGPVPDGYLLSRGDTLVVMTDLVSAAPVLGASFRIPEDDRYLHNQRLGLVSITRPGLIDERFLYHLFNTYVYRAQVRGSASGATVRHTSPGRIKACRVRYPDTLREQARIAEFADSYDDLIENNRRRIALLAEAARLLYREWFVHLRFPGHEHAAIADGLPQGWCIRALSSLCPSGDGIQTGPFGSQLHQSDYSDDGVPVIMPKDIAGSRLKTDGFARIPEDLAARLSRHRMEVGDTVYGRRGDIGRRAYIGVRQRGWLCGTGSLRIRPNSNEIVPRYLFDTLGSPATSGFIANQAKGSTMPNLSAGALQRVPVLCPPQRIQELYAAEAEPIAELIEVLSELCQQLAKARDLLLPRLMSGEIAV, encoded by the coding sequence GTGACGTGGCTTGAAGGCCAGATTGGCGACTTCGCTGACATTAAGCACGGCTTCGCGTTCAAGGGCGAGCACTTCTCCGACGAGGGCCAGCGGATCGTCCTAACTCCTGGCCACTGTTTTGAAGGTGGCGGATTTCGACCCCGGGGTGATAAGGAGAAGTTCTACGATGGGCCGGTCCCAGACGGCTATCTACTGAGCCGTGGTGACACGTTGGTCGTCATGACGGACTTGGTCAGTGCGGCCCCGGTACTGGGAGCTTCTTTTCGCATTCCTGAAGATGACCGTTACCTTCATAACCAACGGCTTGGCCTTGTCTCGATTACGCGGCCTGGGCTGATTGACGAACGCTTTCTGTACCACCTGTTCAATACCTACGTGTACCGCGCACAGGTTCGAGGCTCTGCCAGTGGCGCGACGGTGCGCCACACGTCGCCTGGTCGTATCAAGGCATGCAGGGTGAGGTATCCCGACACCCTCCGTGAACAGGCTCGCATCGCCGAATTCGCTGATTCCTACGACGACCTGATCGAGAATAATCGGCGACGGATTGCCTTGTTGGCGGAAGCAGCGCGGCTGCTCTACCGCGAGTGGTTCGTCCACCTCCGCTTCCCCGGCCACGAGCACGCTGCGATTGCGGACGGTCTGCCTCAAGGTTGGTGCATCCGAGCGCTTTCAAGTCTCTGCCCATCCGGCGACGGCATTCAGACGGGACCATTCGGGAGTCAATTGCATCAATCGGACTACTCTGACGATGGCGTTCCAGTGATCATGCCCAAGGACATTGCTGGATCGCGCTTGAAGACTGACGGCTTCGCTCGGATACCGGAAGATCTGGCCGCGAGGTTGAGCCGACATCGCATGGAAGTAGGTGACACGGTGTACGGGCGGCGTGGTGACATTGGCCGGCGTGCGTACATCGGCGTACGCCAACGCGGATGGTTGTGTGGGACAGGAAGTTTGCGCATCCGTCCCAACTCTAATGAGATCGTGCCGCGCTATCTTTTTGATACGTTGGGATCGCCAGCTACTTCGGGCTTCATCGCCAACCAAGCGAAGGGCTCGACGATGCCCAACCTCAGTGCCGGCGCATTGCAGCGCGTGCCGGTCCTGTGTCCACCTCAACGCATCCAAGAGCTGTATGCAGCCGAGGCAGAGCCAATCGCCGAATTGATCGAAGTGCTTTCGGAGCTGTGCCAGCAGTTGGCCAAAGCCCGCGACCTCCTCCTCCCCCGCCTGATGAGCGGCGAAATAGCGGTCTAA
- a CDS encoding type I restriction endonuclease subunit R — MAITTINSEDRLVQKTFADHLQNVLGWGSVHAWKQETFGPGGLLGRADTKEAVLTRDLRAALVRLNSELPDGAIDSAVRQLTAYDVSRSAVQHNRDFYRLLRGGVPVEYRDAAGQRKTTRARVIDFDNAPGANRFLAVRELVLTGVRTPNYNRRADIVCFVNGLPLVFIELKAVYKNIRAGFDGNLRDYMDEHVVAHAFHHNAFLVVSNGDNARYGSITSEWEHFYEWKRQDEQDAGSVAAQVLLDGMLAHDRLLDIVENFILFDESKAGATRKVVARNHQVLGVNRAVASVARQEELKRQFPPGERLRHRVVTLPLERKEAERSRRGRPAGNEPAGALVAAERTPPSYIPEGPIEIIERAHPELGRLGVFWHTQGSGKSYSMAFFAEKVRRKLPGNFTFLLMTDRDDLDSQIYGSFVGCGIADARTPRAASGVQLRHLLTENHAYVFSLIHKFNQDVRPGEAYSERDDIIVVSDEAHRTQAGRLARNMRLALPNAAFIGFTGTPLFKQDQITRRIFGDYVSRYDFKRSEEDGATVKLVYENRGEKLGVARADLNERIAQKIEEAELDADQAALLEKLLGQDYEVITADERLDKIAADFVEHCATRWESGKALFVCIDKITCARMLQRIQPRWQAKAAAVRAAAQQAALVGRAAEAAKLAAQAQWLDDTIVEIVISEAQNEVADFAKWGFDIIPHRALLKQGFDVPGGDRVDVEKAFKNPQHPFRVAIVCAMWLTGFDVECLSTLYIDKPMKAHTLMQAIARANRVYPGKDFGLIVDYNGMLKGLRAALAQYALGDDGGGDGGDLIAPVEERVQALLEAIEATEAHLRGLRFDPAALMGATGFTRIAMLKDGVEAVYTSDDSKRRFEILARQVFIRFRSLLTEPSAFRYAERHDNIEAIYKKLTERRDTADVTALLKELHRIVNEAIRTQAPGQDQAEGLTFDLSRIDLEKLRDEFAKKVRRKATALQDIRDIVEDKLAQMLARNPARMDYQRKYEEIVADYNNEKDRTTIEETFRRLVELVASLDEERERATREGLDEDELAMFDLLRKDGLDAASRERVKQASRQLLAAVKERLAELDRFWEKEQTKADVEVFILDEVYAGLPTPPFTTEEKELVAANVYAHVWQQAASGGFSRYARG, encoded by the coding sequence ATGGCCATCACCACCATCAACAGCGAAGACCGGCTGGTGCAGAAGACCTTTGCCGACCACCTGCAGAACGTACTCGGCTGGGGCAGCGTCCACGCCTGGAAGCAGGAGACCTTTGGCCCCGGCGGCCTGCTTGGCCGCGCCGACACGAAGGAAGCCGTGCTGACGCGCGACCTGCGCGCCGCCCTCGTCCGCCTGAACAGTGAACTGCCCGACGGCGCGATCGACAGCGCGGTGCGTCAGCTCACCGCGTACGACGTGAGCCGCTCGGCCGTGCAACACAACCGCGACTTCTACCGCCTGCTGCGCGGCGGCGTGCCGGTCGAATACCGCGACGCCGCCGGCCAGCGCAAGACCACCCGCGCGCGCGTGATCGACTTCGACAACGCGCCCGGCGCCAACCGCTTTCTCGCGGTGCGCGAGCTGGTGCTGACCGGCGTGCGCACGCCCAACTACAACCGCCGCGCCGACATCGTCTGCTTCGTCAATGGGCTGCCGCTGGTCTTCATCGAGCTGAAGGCGGTCTACAAGAACATCCGCGCCGGCTTCGACGGCAACCTGCGCGACTATATGGACGAGCACGTCGTCGCCCATGCCTTCCACCACAACGCCTTCCTCGTGGTCAGCAACGGCGACAACGCGCGCTACGGCTCCATCACCAGCGAGTGGGAACATTTCTACGAGTGGAAACGCCAGGACGAGCAGGATGCCGGCAGCGTGGCCGCGCAGGTGCTGCTCGACGGCATGCTGGCGCACGACCGGCTGCTCGACATCGTCGAGAACTTCATCCTGTTCGACGAGAGCAAGGCCGGCGCCACGCGCAAGGTGGTGGCGCGCAACCACCAGGTGCTGGGCGTCAATAGGGCCGTCGCGTCGGTGGCTAGGCAGGAGGAACTGAAGCGGCAGTTCCCGCCCGGGGAGCGGCTGCGGCACCGGGTGGTGACGTTGCCGCTGGAGCGGAAAGAAGCGGAGCGAAGCCGCCGCGGGCGGCCGGCGGGCAACGAGCCTGCAGGAGCCTTGGTGGCCGCTGAGCGCACGCCCCCTTCTTACATCCCCGAAGGTCCGATAGAAATCATCGAGCGTGCGCACCCTGAGCTGGGGCGCCTGGGCGTGTTCTGGCACACCCAGGGCAGCGGCAAGTCGTACTCGATGGCCTTCTTCGCCGAGAAGGTGCGGCGCAAGCTGCCGGGCAACTTCACCTTCCTGCTGATGACGGACCGCGACGACCTGGACAGCCAGATCTACGGCAGCTTCGTCGGCTGCGGGATCGCCGACGCCAGGACGCCGCGTGCTGCGTCGGGCGTGCAGCTGCGGCATCTGCTGACCGAGAACCACGCCTACGTATTCAGCCTGATCCACAAGTTCAACCAGGACGTCAGGCCCGGCGAGGCGTACAGCGAGCGCGACGACATCATCGTCGTCTCCGACGAGGCGCACCGCACGCAGGCCGGCCGGCTGGCGCGCAATATGCGGCTGGCGCTTCCGAACGCGGCCTTCATCGGATTCACCGGCACGCCGCTGTTTAAGCAGGACCAGATCACCCGGCGCATCTTCGGCGACTACGTCTCTCGCTATGACTTTAAGCGCTCGGAAGAAGACGGCGCCACGGTCAAGCTGGTGTACGAGAACCGTGGCGAGAAGCTGGGCGTGGCACGCGCCGACCTGAACGAGCGCATCGCGCAGAAGATCGAGGAGGCCGAGCTCGACGCCGACCAAGCCGCCCTGCTGGAGAAGTTGCTCGGGCAGGACTACGAGGTCATCACCGCCGACGAGCGGTTGGACAAGATCGCTGCCGATTTCGTCGAGCACTGCGCCACGCGCTGGGAGTCGGGCAAGGCGCTGTTCGTCTGCATCGACAAGATTACCTGCGCGCGCATGCTGCAGCGCATCCAGCCGCGCTGGCAGGCCAAGGCGGCGGCGGTGCGAGCGGCGGCGCAGCAAGCAGCGCTGGTTGGCCGAGCCGCCGAAGCGGCGAAGCTGGCGGCGCAGGCGCAGTGGCTGGACGACACCATCGTCGAGATCGTCATCAGCGAAGCGCAGAACGAGGTGGCGGACTTCGCCAAGTGGGGTTTCGACATCATTCCGCACCGCGCGCTGCTGAAGCAGGGCTTCGACGTTCCGGGCGGCGATCGGGTCGATGTGGAGAAAGCCTTCAAGAACCCGCAGCATCCGTTTCGCGTCGCCATCGTCTGTGCGATGTGGCTGACGGGATTCGACGTCGAGTGCCTGTCCACGCTCTACATCGACAAGCCGATGAAGGCGCACACGCTGATGCAGGCGATCGCGCGCGCCAACCGGGTGTACCCGGGCAAGGACTTCGGGTTGATCGTCGACTACAACGGCATGCTGAAGGGCCTGCGCGCCGCGTTGGCGCAGTACGCACTGGGAGACGACGGCGGCGGGGACGGCGGCGACCTCATCGCGCCGGTGGAAGAGCGCGTGCAGGCGCTGTTGGAAGCGATCGAGGCGACAGAGGCTCACTTGCGCGGTCTGAGGTTCGACCCTGCAGCCCTGATGGGTGCGACCGGCTTCACCCGCATCGCGATGCTCAAAGACGGTGTCGAGGCGGTCTATACCAGTGACGACAGCAAGCGCCGCTTCGAGATCCTGGCGCGGCAGGTGTTCATCCGCTTCCGCTCGCTGCTGACCGAGCCTTCGGCGTTCCGTTACGCTGAGCGGCACGACAACATCGAGGCAATCTACAAGAAGCTGACCGAGCGCCGCGACACCGCCGACGTGACCGCGCTGCTGAAGGAACTGCACCGCATCGTCAACGAGGCGATCCGCACTCAGGCGCCTGGGCAGGACCAGGCTGAGGGTCTGACCTTCGACCTGAGCCGCATCGACTTGGAGAAGCTGCGCGACGAGTTCGCGAAGAAAGTGCGGCGCAAAGCCACCGCGCTGCAGGACATCCGTGACATCGTCGAGGACAAGCTGGCCCAGATGCTGGCCCGCAACCCGGCGCGGATGGATTACCAGCGCAAGTACGAGGAGATCGTCGCCGACTACAACAACGAGAAGGACCGCACGACCATCGAGGAAACGTTCCGCCGCCTGGTCGAGCTGGTCGCGAGCTTGGACGAAGAGCGAGAGCGCGCCACGCGCGAAGGGCTGGACGAGGACGAACTGGCCATGTTCGACCTGCTGCGCAAGGACGGGCTGGATGCGGCTTCACGCGAGCGGGTGAAGCAGGCCAGTCGCCAATTGCTTGCCGCCGTGAAGGAGCGCCTGGCCGAGTTGGACCGCTTTTGGGAGAAGGAGCAGACCAAGGCTGACGTGGAGGTCTTCATCCTTGACGAGGTGTACGCAGGGCTTCCGACCCCGCCGTTCACCACCGAAGAGAAGGAACTGGTGGCTGCCAACGTGTATGCGCACGTCTGGCAGCAAGCGGCCAGTGGCGGGTTTTCGCGCTACGCGCGAGGCTAG
- a CDS encoding HsdM family class I SAM-dependent methyltransferase, whose product MTADHFTGLEQFEAGLWKIADDLRANSGLASNEYFMPIMGLLFLRQATNRYYEALAAIESDKAAGRMADRAPVAGDFTKRRALMLPQGTRFDEILQTPKDQSLGAALTRAMEAVEQRFQPLAGQLPKDYERFDNELLERMMRTFDNEALRSASGDVFGRIYEYFLAEFSKQGAHDNGEFFTPPSIVQTIVNVIEPDHGLILDPACGSGGMFVQSSHFIEHAGRDTMKRVTFYGHEKNETTAKLAQINLAVHGLEGRIRAGNEAITYYKDPHELVGKCDFVMANPPFNVDEVDAEKVKGDPRLPFGLPGVNKAKKVSNANYLWLSYFYSYLNETGRAGVVMSSQASSAGRDEAAVRQKIVESGAVDVMIDIRGNFFYTRTVPCQLWFFDRAKARDEARRDHVLMLDARGISRKVSRAICDFSREQQQNIAAIVWLYRGQGERFLALVAAYLSQALAAGAAAAEPLALFIAALDKLGTLTGTFVTTKRDPDPLAETWGELLALRSTLGTDIEAFVAEAAARGKDWTQVARDDNAGLHAARKALHPVAEQCRDLTKQVDLAAKLAGRVVDVAVKDLEARDSDAWAGAEITRARKALESARAAAVEALRRPRYFVKQADWLQERFPDAVLCDVQGLVKRASRAEIQGHDWSLTPGRYVGVAPEEVDEDFDFEEALRAIQIDLQGLNEEAVELAARIARNFEELGA is encoded by the coding sequence TTGACCGCCGACCATTTCACGGGCCTGGAGCAATTCGAAGCGGGACTCTGGAAGATCGCCGACGACCTGCGGGCCAATTCGGGCCTGGCATCGAACGAGTATTTCATGCCCATCATGGGTCTGCTGTTCCTGCGCCAGGCCACCAACCGCTACTACGAAGCACTGGCGGCGATCGAATCCGACAAGGCGGCAGGCAGGATGGCCGATCGCGCGCCGGTGGCCGGCGACTTCACCAAACGGCGAGCGCTGATGCTGCCCCAGGGCACCCGCTTCGACGAGATCCTGCAGACACCCAAGGACCAGAGCCTGGGCGCGGCGTTGACGCGCGCAATGGAGGCGGTGGAGCAGCGCTTTCAGCCGCTTGCCGGCCAGCTGCCGAAGGACTACGAGCGCTTCGACAACGAGCTGCTCGAACGCATGATGCGCACCTTCGACAACGAGGCGCTGCGCAGCGCGTCGGGCGATGTCTTCGGCCGCATCTACGAATACTTCCTCGCGGAGTTCTCCAAGCAGGGCGCGCACGACAACGGCGAGTTCTTCACGCCGCCTTCGATCGTGCAGACGATCGTCAACGTGATCGAGCCCGACCACGGCTTGATCCTCGACCCGGCCTGCGGCTCGGGCGGCATGTTCGTGCAGTCCAGCCACTTCATCGAGCACGCCGGCCGCGACACGATGAAGCGAGTCACCTTCTACGGCCACGAGAAGAACGAGACGACGGCGAAGCTGGCGCAAATCAACCTGGCGGTGCACGGGCTGGAAGGCCGCATCCGCGCCGGCAACGAAGCGATCACCTACTACAAGGACCCGCACGAACTCGTGGGCAAGTGCGACTTCGTAATGGCCAACCCGCCGTTCAACGTGGACGAGGTCGATGCCGAGAAGGTAAAGGGCGACCCGCGCCTACCGTTCGGGCTGCCCGGTGTCAACAAGGCGAAGAAGGTCTCCAACGCCAACTACCTTTGGCTGTCGTACTTCTACAGCTATCTCAACGAGACTGGCCGCGCCGGCGTCGTGATGTCGTCGCAGGCCTCAAGCGCCGGGCGCGACGAGGCCGCGGTGCGGCAGAAGATAGTGGAAAGCGGCGCCGTCGACGTCATGATCGACATCCGCGGCAACTTCTTCTACACCCGCACCGTTCCGTGCCAGCTGTGGTTCTTCGACCGCGCCAAGGCGCGAGATGAGGCGCGGCGCGACCACGTGTTGATGCTCGATGCACGCGGCATCTCTCGCAAAGTGTCGCGCGCGATCTGCGACTTCTCCCGCGAGCAGCAGCAGAACATCGCCGCCATCGTCTGGCTGTACCGCGGGCAGGGCGAGCGCTTCCTGGCGTTGGTGGCGGCCTACCTCTCGCAGGCACTGGCCGCCGGCGCGGCTGCTGCCGAACCGCTGGCGCTATTCATCGCGGCGCTGGACAAGCTGGGCACCCTGACGGGGACGTTCGTGACGACGAAGCGGGACCCGGACCCGCTGGCCGAGACCTGGGGCGAACTGCTCGCATTGCGCTCGACGCTGGGCACGGACATCGAGGCCTTCGTCGCCGAGGCTGCAGCGCGCGGAAAGGACTGGACACAGGTCGCACGCGACGACAACGCCGGCTTGCATGCCGCGCGCAAGGCGCTGCACCCGGTGGCCGAGCAGTGTCGAGACCTCACCAAGCAGGTCGACCTGGCGGCCAAGCTCGCCGGCCGAGTTGTCGACGTCGCGGTCAAGGACCTGGAGGCGCGCGATTCAGACGCTTGGGCCGGCGCCGAGATCACCCGTGCCCGCAAGGCGCTGGAGTCGGCGCGCGCGGCGGCCGTCGAGGCGCTGCGCCGGCCGCGCTACTTCGTGAAGCAGGCCGACTGGCTGCAGGAACGCTTTCCCGACGCCGTGCTGTGCGACGTGCAGGGCCTGGTGAAGCGCGCGTCGCGTGCCGAGATCCAAGGGCACGACTGGAGCCTGACGCCGGGGCGGTATGTTGGCGTGGCGCCGGAGGAGGTGGACGAGGACTTCGACTTCGAGGAGGCGCTGCGGGCGATTCAGATCGACTTGCAGGGGTTGAACGAGGAGGCGGTTGAGTTGGCGGCGAGGATCGCGCGAAACTTCGAGGAGTTGGGGGCGTGA